In Polyangiaceae bacterium, a single genomic region encodes these proteins:
- a CDS encoding CDP-alcohol phosphatidyltransferase family protein gives MPPLRYFVPNAFTGLSLLLGLASVTMSAQGDFRLAAWMILWGVLLDKLDGTAARLMKATSKFGVEFDSFADFVVFGIAPAALVYYRLLAMGHIEGWHKPALMAASGLYALALAVRLSRFNITTGGEDIFFGLPGTLLGATIASGYLTWEKYGLAESMLQYVPAFLVIAAFLMVSNVRLPKIKLRKSKAFNAFLATNLVVGYICGPLMLFPEYLLACAVTYTVAGVIYCLLNPETSADSATEATAEDAAQERLA, from the coding sequence GTGCCGCCCCTTCGTTACTTCGTCCCGAACGCCTTCACCGGACTGTCCCTCCTCCTCGGCCTCGCCTCCGTCACCATGAGCGCCCAGGGCGATTTCCGCCTCGCCGCGTGGATGATCCTGTGGGGCGTGCTGCTCGACAAACTCGACGGCACCGCCGCCCGCCTCATGAAAGCCACCAGCAAGTTCGGTGTGGAGTTCGATAGTTTTGCGGATTTTGTCGTTTTCGGCATCGCTCCCGCAGCGCTCGTCTACTACCGCCTTCTTGCCATGGGGCACATCGAGGGTTGGCACAAACCTGCCCTCATGGCGGCTTCGGGCCTGTACGCCTTGGCCCTTGCCGTGCGTTTGTCCCGGTTCAACATCACCACAGGTGGCGAAGACATTTTCTTCGGCTTGCCAGGAACGCTTCTCGGCGCAACCATCGCTTCGGGTTATCTCACCTGGGAAAAGTACGGTTTGGCCGAAAGCATGCTCCAATATGTCCCCGCGTTTCTCGTGATCGCGGCTTTTCTCATGGTCAGCAACGTCCGGCTGCCCAAAATCAAGCTGCGCAAGAGCAAGGCATTCAACGCGTTTTTGGCGACCAATTTGGTCGTCGGCTACATCTGCGGCCCGCTCATGCTCTTCCCTGAATATCTGCTCGCCTGCGCCGTTACGTACACCGTGGCTGGCGTCATCTACTGCTTGCTCAATCCCGAAACCTCCGCCGACTCCGCGACCGAAGCTACAGCCGAGGACGCCGCTCAGGAGCGACTCGCGTGA
- a CDS encoding HlyD family efflux transporter periplasmic adaptor subunit — MSTALRPIMDLEGDADVMRLVRSPRITRTIARLFSALFALVAIALVVVPWQQNSPAHGRVIAFAPLERQQTVEAPVDGRVIRWHVREGDRVSEGASLVDIADNDADLVSRLEREKDALLARIEAARKRSSSVGDRITSLESSRDSALRAATSRVRMAKDRIRAAEQAVIAAKAANTTAEQNLERQRTLFNDGLTSKRTVELAELGAAKASTDVERANAALSAARSEESALEADVTKVRNDASASINDASASRASAQAEIASAEAELARMEVRLARQLTQAVKAPRSGTVLRVVAKQGGEIVKTGEVLLSIVPDTDEAAVELWVDGNDVNLVAPGRNVRLQFEGWPAIQFSGWPSVAVGTYGGTVAFVDATDDGHGRFRVLVVPSGPDDWPSKQYLRQGTRANGWILLDRVSLGYELWRQFNGFPPSWPAAASTSEGDGKAAEKGQTK; from the coding sequence ATGTCGACAGCTTTGCGCCCCATCATGGATCTGGAAGGTGACGCCGACGTCATGCGTCTCGTGCGTTCGCCGCGAATCACACGCACGATTGCACGGCTCTTCAGCGCGCTCTTCGCGCTCGTCGCCATCGCGCTCGTCGTCGTGCCTTGGCAACAGAATTCGCCGGCACACGGCCGCGTGATCGCTTTCGCTCCGCTCGAACGACAGCAGACGGTGGAAGCGCCGGTCGATGGACGCGTCATTCGCTGGCACGTGCGGGAAGGTGATCGCGTGAGCGAGGGGGCGTCGCTGGTCGACATCGCGGACAACGATGCCGATCTGGTGTCGCGACTCGAACGAGAAAAGGACGCCTTGCTCGCGCGCATCGAGGCTGCGCGTAAGCGTTCGTCATCGGTGGGCGATCGCATCACGTCGCTCGAATCGTCTCGAGACAGCGCGTTGCGAGCGGCGACGTCGCGTGTGCGCATGGCGAAGGATCGCATCCGAGCCGCGGAGCAAGCCGTGATTGCCGCGAAGGCAGCGAACACGACGGCCGAGCAAAACTTGGAGCGCCAACGAACGCTCTTCAATGATGGTTTGACGTCAAAGCGTACGGTGGAGCTCGCGGAGCTCGGAGCTGCCAAGGCGAGCACCGATGTCGAACGGGCAAACGCGGCGCTTTCGGCGGCTCGATCGGAAGAAAGCGCGCTCGAAGCGGATGTGACGAAGGTGCGCAACGACGCGAGCGCTTCGATCAACGATGCGTCGGCCTCGCGTGCAAGTGCACAAGCGGAAATCGCATCGGCGGAAGCGGAGCTTGCGCGTATGGAAGTGCGGCTCGCGCGGCAACTCACGCAAGCCGTCAAAGCGCCACGAAGCGGCACCGTGCTGCGTGTCGTCGCAAAGCAGGGCGGCGAAATCGTGAAGACGGGCGAAGTGCTCTTGTCCATCGTGCCGGACACCGACGAAGCAGCGGTCGAGCTGTGGGTCGATGGCAACGACGTGAACCTCGTCGCTCCGGGGCGAAACGTTCGTCTGCAATTCGAAGGCTGGCCGGCGATTCAGTTCTCGGGTTGGCCCTCGGTCGCGGTGGGCACGTACGGCGGCACCGTGGCGTTCGTCGATGCAACCGACGATGGCCACGGAAGGTTTCGTGTTCTCGTCGTACCGAGCGGTCCCGATGATTGGCCCTCAAAACAATACTTGCGTCAGGGCACTCGAGCCAACGGGTGGATTCTGCTCGATCGCGTTTCGCTCGGTTACGAATTGTGGCGGCAATTCAACGGCTTCCCGCCGTCCTGGCCGGCCGCGGCGTCGACGAGCGAGGGCGATGGCAAGGCGGCGGAGAAAGGACAAACCAAGTGA
- a CDS encoding protein kinase: MIAFDKVNRERAENRVGALLKGKWRLDALLGVGGMAAVYAATHRNKSRVAIKVLHGDLASEPSVRARFHHEGYAANAVGHPGTVRVLDDDETDDGLVFLVMELLEGETYDRIAQRRGGKLPTPDVLVAAHAVLDVLVAAHERRILHRDLKPENIFLTNGGTIKVLDFGLARVLESAIQQGRLVTSFGTTMGTPGFMSPEQARGEWDHVDATSDLWALAATMFTLLTGRLVHEAQNLTGSLIMAATKPAISLGVLAPQTPRAIIEIVDRALSFDKPKRFTDAAAMRSAVADAMREAASSTVHDSASGATGRVEAETISEQSGGASPAISPPPARISSIEKFINGVSEDKPRVNQTPGRLPVIGAGSTRGTGPLLEHPAPATGPRHDSPVLTPVATDRRTPQVTMPRQTPHRSAAPPSDRPEIVSPVEIAKDTYWVGKRDPRSIFHANPYLRIFRPQKGSGASAPFNLLVDPGSSSDFAVVSAKIATLIGGMNKVSTLFINHQDPDVGSSASVICAKYAPQASIVCSESTWRLIVHLNLPPERFIDTARFPRGFDVPTGHTLLPVPSPFCHFRGAVMLYDPETRVLFTGDLFGGLTPLEAYGLWADESDWPGMRAFHQTYMPTNRVLTRAMDAIRALDPPVEIIAPQHGRLLRGPILARFIERLSRLPVGLDVLDDVMDAETQAAWNTVLRRVMRTARMVLGHDVQETLAENTELRGAIKFDGENAEVTALGRWTLGIVVDALTAGQTPTIASPIKLEAVLACEELELPSPDLRIEDTDDVPNAF; the protein is encoded by the coding sequence GTGATTGCATTCGACAAGGTCAACCGTGAGCGCGCTGAAAACCGCGTAGGAGCCCTCCTGAAAGGCAAGTGGAGACTCGACGCGCTGCTCGGTGTCGGCGGAATGGCGGCCGTGTACGCAGCAACGCACCGAAACAAGAGCCGCGTGGCCATCAAAGTGCTCCACGGCGACCTCGCTTCCGAACCGTCCGTTCGCGCAAGATTCCACCACGAAGGATATGCAGCCAATGCCGTGGGCCATCCGGGAACGGTGCGTGTTCTCGACGATGACGAGACCGATGATGGTCTCGTTTTTCTCGTGATGGAACTGCTCGAGGGCGAGACGTACGACCGAATTGCGCAACGACGCGGCGGCAAGCTGCCGACCCCCGACGTGCTCGTCGCGGCGCACGCAGTGCTCGACGTGCTGGTCGCTGCCCACGAGAGACGCATCCTGCACCGCGATCTAAAACCGGAAAACATATTCCTGACGAATGGCGGCACCATCAAGGTGCTCGACTTCGGGCTTGCCCGGGTGCTCGAGTCAGCCATTCAGCAGGGTCGTCTCGTGACGAGCTTTGGCACGACGATGGGGACACCGGGGTTCATGTCGCCCGAGCAAGCGCGAGGCGAATGGGACCATGTGGATGCCACGAGCGATCTTTGGGCGCTCGCAGCAACGATGTTCACGCTGCTGACGGGGAGGTTGGTGCACGAGGCGCAAAACTTGACGGGCAGTTTGATCATGGCGGCGACCAAGCCGGCCATTTCGTTGGGTGTTCTTGCGCCACAGACACCTCGGGCAATCATTGAAATCGTCGACCGGGCGTTGAGCTTCGACAAACCCAAGCGATTCACGGATGCTGCGGCCATGCGCAGCGCCGTTGCCGATGCCATGCGCGAGGCCGCCTCGAGCACCGTGCATGACTCGGCCAGCGGAGCGACGGGCCGTGTGGAAGCGGAGACCATCAGCGAGCAGAGTGGCGGCGCGAGCCCCGCTATCTCGCCTCCGCCAGCCCGCATCAGCTCGATCGAGAAATTCATCAACGGGGTGAGCGAGGACAAACCCAGGGTCAATCAGACGCCGGGGCGTTTGCCTGTCATCGGCGCGGGTTCCACTCGAGGCACCGGGCCGCTCCTCGAGCACCCGGCTCCAGCGACCGGCCCACGGCACGATTCTCCCGTCCTCACGCCCGTTGCAACGGATCGCCGTACGCCACAGGTGACGATGCCGCGACAAACCCCGCACCGAAGCGCCGCACCGCCTTCGGACCGACCTGAAATCGTTTCGCCGGTGGAGATTGCGAAGGACACGTATTGGGTCGGCAAGCGCGATCCCAGAAGTATTTTTCACGCCAATCCGTATCTGAGAATCTTTCGACCTCAAAAGGGTTCCGGAGCGTCGGCGCCATTCAATTTGCTCGTGGACCCCGGCAGCAGCTCCGATTTCGCCGTCGTTTCCGCCAAAATCGCGACGCTCATCGGCGGGATGAACAAAGTATCGACATTGTTCATCAATCATCAGGATCCGGACGTCGGTTCGAGCGCATCCGTCATTTGCGCCAAATATGCCCCACAAGCATCGATCGTGTGTTCCGAATCGACGTGGCGCCTCATCGTGCACCTGAATCTGCCCCCCGAACGATTCATCGACACAGCTCGTTTCCCGCGTGGTTTCGACGTTCCCACGGGACACACCTTGCTCCCCGTCCCGAGTCCATTTTGTCATTTCCGCGGCGCCGTGATGCTTTACGACCCCGAAACGCGCGTGCTCTTCACGGGCGACCTTTTTGGCGGGCTCACGCCGCTCGAAGCGTATGGCCTTTGGGCCGATGAATCCGATTGGCCCGGAATGCGCGCGTTTCACCAGACGTACATGCCCACCAATCGCGTGCTGACACGCGCAATGGACGCGATCCGTGCCCTCGATCCGCCCGTGGAAATCATTGCGCCGCAACACGGACGCCTATTGCGTGGGCCCATTCTCGCGCGCTTCATCGAACGGCTGTCGCGTCTTCCCGTGGGCCTCGACGTGCTCGACGACGTCATGGATGCCGAAACGCAGGCTGCGTGGAACACCGTGCTTCGCCGCGTGATGCGAACGGCTCGAATGGTGCTTGGGCACGATGTTCAAGAGACGCTGGCCGAAAACACGGAATTGCGAGGTGCCATCAAATTCGATGGCGAAAATGCCGAAGTCACGGCCCTCGGACGCTGGACGTTGGGTATCGTCGTCGACGCGCTCACGGCGGGACAAACCCCGACCATTGCGAGCCCCATCAAGCTCGAGGCCGTTCTCGCCTGCGAAGAGCTCGAATTGCCCAGCCCCGATTTGCGCATCGAAGACACGGACGACGTGCCGAATGCGTTTTAA
- a CDS encoding TolC family protein, producing the protein MSHRHLLASLRLASFGKAPLVWFVLALVASSSALGETARASDETPRADTAASGASSDVLALSDVVRSVEQRFPSILAAEQDRIAAEGERLAAAGGFDPSWRSTGVATPIGGYPSGRFDTVVEQPLPFWGSSVFAGYRLGLGEFAVYDGKLATNRYGEVRAGARINLLRDGPIDRRRASIQRSEIGVDVAARGVDQQRLDAVRLASFRYWDWVGAGRKVALARAWLELARTRNAGLAKRVETGDLADMERQDNQRSILQRTASVISAERALEQAAIELSMYLRTESGAVVLPRASQVPTQIPEPAAFDPARLAEAERLAIERRPDLARLELQRQQAEVEERFATNQQRPAIDVVIMGAKDLGPGDPKLDKPVVEAGVMIDIPILNRTATGRARAASAQVGRIDAQAKLMRDRVVADVRNAVSALVAASERVRTTRAEVDMAQSLAMQEAKRLDLGEGNVLLVNLREQAALDASIRYVDALIDWHKAMAAYRAATASPGEN; encoded by the coding sequence GTGAGTCACCGACATTTGCTTGCATCGCTACGCCTCGCATCGTTTGGAAAAGCGCCGCTCGTTTGGTTTGTCCTGGCACTCGTAGCAAGCTCGTCTGCGCTGGGAGAAACGGCGCGCGCTTCGGACGAGACGCCTCGTGCCGACACGGCGGCGAGCGGTGCATCATCGGACGTGCTCGCGCTGAGCGATGTGGTCCGTTCGGTCGAACAGCGGTTTCCATCGATCTTGGCGGCCGAGCAGGATCGCATCGCGGCAGAAGGCGAGCGACTTGCGGCGGCGGGCGGATTCGATCCGTCATGGCGCTCGACGGGCGTAGCAACGCCCATCGGTGGGTATCCATCGGGGCGTTTCGACACGGTGGTCGAGCAACCGCTTCCGTTCTGGGGCTCGAGCGTGTTTGCGGGGTACCGCCTGGGGCTCGGCGAGTTTGCCGTGTACGACGGCAAGCTCGCGACGAATCGGTACGGCGAAGTGCGTGCAGGCGCGCGCATCAACCTCTTGCGCGACGGTCCGATCGACCGGCGACGAGCGAGCATTCAACGCAGCGAGATCGGCGTGGACGTTGCAGCGCGAGGTGTCGATCAGCAGCGACTGGACGCCGTGCGGCTTGCGTCGTTTCGTTACTGGGACTGGGTTGGTGCGGGCCGCAAAGTGGCGCTTGCGCGAGCATGGCTCGAGCTTGCGCGCACGCGTAACGCAGGGCTTGCAAAACGCGTCGAAACAGGGGACTTGGCAGACATGGAGCGTCAGGACAATCAACGCTCCATCTTGCAGCGCACGGCGTCGGTCATCTCGGCAGAGCGCGCGCTCGAGCAAGCTGCGATCGAGCTGTCGATGTACTTGCGCACCGAGAGCGGCGCGGTCGTGCTTCCGCGAGCATCGCAGGTCCCAACGCAGATACCGGAGCCCGCGGCTTTCGATCCTGCGCGGCTTGCAGAAGCCGAACGGTTGGCGATCGAGCGACGACCGGATCTCGCGCGCCTCGAATTGCAGAGGCAGCAAGCCGAAGTGGAGGAACGATTCGCAACGAACCAGCAGCGTCCGGCGATCGACGTGGTGATCATGGGCGCCAAGGACTTGGGGCCGGGTGATCCAAAACTGGACAAACCCGTGGTGGAAGCAGGCGTGATGATCGACATCCCGATTCTGAACCGCACTGCGACGGGTCGAGCGCGAGCGGCATCAGCGCAGGTTGGGCGGATCGATGCGCAAGCGAAGCTGATGCGCGATCGGGTCGTTGCGGACGTACGCAATGCCGTATCGGCGCTCGTGGCAGCGAGTGAGCGAGTGCGAACGACGCGCGCGGAGGTCGACATGGCGCAGTCGCTCGCGATGCAGGAAGCCAAGCGACTCGATCTTGGCGAGGGCAACGTGCTGCTCGTGAATTTGCGCGAGCAAGCGGCGCTCGACGCGAGCATTCGGTACGTGGACGCGCTCATCGACTGGCACAAGGCGATGGCGGCGTACCGGGCCGCGACCGCGTCGCCTGGTGAGAACTGA
- a CDS encoding ABC transporter ATP-binding protein → MSDRESRPHARSHTKPLVVVEKLSVLFPHQKKFFRAPTFVHAVDGVSFYIRPGETLGLVGESGCGKTTLGRAVIRLVEPTVGRIVFDGQEITGLSEREVRPLRRRMQIVFQDPYSSLNPRMTVREIVGEGIAALRLAKTPREAEETVVEMLGKVGLGADVLDRYPHEFSGGQRQRIAIARALAVRPDFVVCDEPTSALDVSVQAQILNLLEKLQDELSVSYLFISHDLRTVSYTSHRIAVMYLGRIVEMGPAREVSERRLHPYTHALFGALPKEGNAEGHRERPRRVLMGEPPSAVDPPRGCVFYTRCPRAEKGRCDVEMPELMEIVPGSHHRVACFHPEGMDEMAGEGTSSKADEVATAN, encoded by the coding sequence ATGAGTGATCGCGAGTCGCGCCCTCATGCTCGAAGTCACACGAAGCCGCTCGTGGTCGTCGAAAAGTTGTCGGTGCTCTTTCCGCACCAAAAGAAATTCTTTCGAGCACCAACGTTCGTGCATGCCGTCGACGGCGTGAGTTTTTACATTCGTCCGGGTGAGACGCTGGGTCTCGTAGGAGAATCCGGTTGTGGCAAGACGACGCTCGGTCGAGCCGTCATACGCCTCGTGGAGCCAACCGTCGGGCGAATCGTGTTCGATGGTCAGGAGATCACGGGTTTGTCCGAGCGTGAAGTCCGTCCTCTTCGCCGGCGCATGCAGATTGTTTTTCAGGATCCGTACTCGTCGCTCAATCCGCGCATGACGGTGCGTGAAATCGTGGGTGAGGGCATTGCGGCGTTGCGTTTGGCGAAGACGCCGCGCGAGGCCGAAGAAACGGTCGTCGAAATGCTCGGCAAGGTGGGACTTGGCGCGGACGTGCTCGACCGGTATCCGCACGAATTTTCTGGAGGGCAACGTCAACGCATTGCGATTGCTCGAGCGCTCGCGGTGCGTCCGGACTTCGTCGTTTGCGACGAGCCGACGAGCGCGCTCGATGTGTCCGTGCAGGCGCAAATTCTGAATTTGCTCGAAAAGCTGCAGGACGAATTATCGGTGAGTTATTTGTTCATATCGCACGATTTGCGGACGGTTTCGTATACGAGCCATCGCATTGCGGTCATGTATTTGGGTCGCATCGTGGAAATGGGTCCGGCGAGGGAAGTTTCCGAGCGCCGGCTTCATCCTTATACGCATGCGCTCTTTGGGGCATTGCCCAAGGAAGGCAATGCGGAAGGTCATCGGGAGCGGCCGAGGCGCGTGCTCATGGGAGAGCCGCCGAGTGCGGTTGATCCGCCGCGCGGGTGCGTGTTTTACACGCGTTGTCCGCGTGCGGAGAAGGGTCGTTGCGACGTGGAGATGCCCGAGCTCATGGAAATCGTGCCCGGGAGTCATCATCGCGTGGCGTGTTTTCATCCAGAAGGAATGGATGAAATGGCGGGCGAGGGGACGAGCAGCAAAGCGGACGAGGTGGCTACGGCCAATTAA
- a CDS encoding ABC transporter ATP-binding protein: MSSVSETPLLSVRDLAVSYATAEGGRLQALDGVSFDVPSGRTVAIVGESGCGKTATALSIMRLLPSPGASIDRGSILFQGDDLLQLSERDMQRIRGGKIGMVFQEPLTALNPVYTIGAQIIEAIRLHDRMSRSASRARAIDLLHRVGFAHPEERIESYPHELSGGMRQRVLIAMALAAGPRLLVADEPTSALDTALRAQIMALLGDLSRELGMSLLVITHDLAFVADIADELVVLYAGTVVEAGRPSRVLSDPRHPYTQALVQSVPKAGSFRARGQRRAPLPTIEGALPDLRSKREGCAFASRCTKVLDRCRVETPNMVAFGDGAARCFLYESSVTGSAA, translated from the coding sequence ATGAGCTCCGTCAGCGAGACACCGCTCTTGTCCGTGCGCGACTTGGCTGTCTCGTATGCCACGGCCGAAGGCGGCCGCCTGCAAGCGCTCGATGGTGTGTCGTTCGATGTTCCATCAGGACGAACCGTAGCGATCGTCGGTGAATCCGGCTGTGGGAAAACCGCGACGGCGCTTTCCATCATGCGTCTGCTTCCTTCGCCCGGAGCGTCGATCGATCGCGGCAGCATCCTCTTTCAAGGTGACGATCTGCTTCAGTTGTCCGAGCGCGACATGCAGCGCATTCGAGGCGGCAAGATCGGCATGGTGTTTCAAGAGCCCCTCACGGCGCTCAATCCCGTCTACACCATTGGAGCTCAAATCATCGAAGCGATCCGGCTTCACGATCGCATGTCGCGTTCGGCGTCTCGAGCGCGCGCGATCGATCTGTTGCATCGCGTCGGTTTTGCTCATCCCGAAGAACGCATCGAGAGTTACCCGCACGAGCTCAGCGGAGGCATGCGCCAGCGTGTGCTCATCGCCATGGCGCTCGCGGCGGGTCCGCGGCTTCTGGTTGCGGACGAACCCACGAGCGCTCTCGACACGGCGCTTCGAGCGCAGATCATGGCGTTGCTCGGCGATCTTTCGCGCGAGCTTGGCATGAGCTTGCTCGTGATCACGCATGACCTTGCGTTCGTTGCAGACATCGCCGACGAGCTCGTGGTGCTTTACGCAGGCACCGTCGTGGAAGCGGGTCGTCCGTCGCGCGTGCTTTCGGATCCGCGTCATCCTTACACGCAGGCGCTCGTGCAAAGCGTACCGAAGGCGGGCAGTTTTCGGGCGCGCGGGCAGCGACGCGCGCCTCTGCCCACGATCGAGGGAGCGCTTCCGGACTTGCGATCGAAGCGCGAGGGGTGCGCGTTTGCATCGCGATGCACCAAGGTCTTGGATCGGTGCCGCGTGGAGACGCCGAACATGGTGGCCTTTGGTGACGGCGCTGCGCGGTGTTTCCTGTACGAATCGAGCGTCACGGGGAGCGCGGCATGA
- a CDS encoding ABC transporter ATP-binding protein → MTPFARLIALLRLERDDIGVACVYAIGVGIASLAAPIGVQALVNTVAFGGLLQPLVIVTLLVLVGLAFAAVLRALWAWVVERIQQRIFTRVVVDLAYRLPRVRMDSLRAHGPQLVNRFFDTLTVQKGAATLLVDGVSIVLQTAVGLFVLAVYHPILAVFDIALILSVGFVLFGLGRGAVDTSLKESKMKYSVASWLEQMAGHAVTFRSSGGGAFARARADDLLREWLTARRKHWKVLFRQILGSLAVQALAGTALLGVGGWLVIAGKLTLGQLVAAELIVTTVVAGITKLGKHLESFYDLLAGVDKLGLLVDLPLEPPGGAPLRRKTKGTHVRFVDVAFSHPKGQPILEGIQLTVDPGARVGIVGPSGSGKSTLVDLLYGLRAPTHGRIDVDGVDMRDIDMASLREQTALIRGVEIFEGTVADNVRLGRVDVHTSEVRTALMAVGLYDEITMLEGGLDEFLSTGGQTLSQGQALRLCVARAIANKPRLIVLEAALTDFDPATRKAVCGALFEPSAPWTLIVTTHDREVLRHCDEIHVIDQGKLRPLRAADLAA, encoded by the coding sequence GTGACCCCGTTTGCCCGCCTCATTGCACTGCTACGTCTCGAAAGGGACGATATTGGTGTTGCGTGTGTTTATGCAATCGGCGTGGGCATCGCTTCGCTTGCAGCGCCCATTGGCGTGCAAGCGCTCGTCAATACGGTGGCATTCGGAGGTTTATTGCAGCCGCTCGTGATCGTCACGCTGCTGGTGCTCGTCGGGCTTGCTTTTGCGGCTGTTCTGCGCGCGTTGTGGGCGTGGGTCGTCGAACGAATACAGCAACGGATTTTCACGCGCGTGGTCGTGGATCTGGCTTATCGCCTTCCGCGTGTGCGAATGGATTCGCTTCGCGCACACGGCCCCCAGCTCGTCAATCGCTTTTTCGATACGCTCACGGTGCAAAAAGGCGCCGCAACGCTCCTCGTGGATGGCGTGTCGATCGTTTTGCAGACGGCCGTCGGCTTGTTCGTATTGGCCGTGTATCACCCGATTCTGGCCGTGTTCGACATCGCGCTCATCCTGTCGGTCGGGTTTGTCCTGTTTGGTTTGGGTCGAGGTGCGGTCGATACGAGTTTGAAGGAATCGAAAATGAAATATTCCGTCGCTTCGTGGCTCGAGCAGATGGCGGGCCATGCGGTGACGTTTCGTTCGAGTGGTGGAGGAGCGTTTGCCCGTGCGCGAGCGGATGACTTGCTGCGGGAATGGCTCACGGCCCGCAGGAAACATTGGAAGGTTCTCTTTCGTCAGATTTTGGGCTCGCTCGCCGTTCAAGCGCTTGCAGGCACCGCGCTGCTCGGCGTCGGTGGATGGCTCGTCATCGCGGGCAAACTCACGCTGGGACAACTCGTCGCCGCAGAGCTGATCGTAACCACGGTCGTCGCAGGCATTACGAAGCTCGGTAAACATCTCGAGAGCTTTTACGACCTCTTGGCTGGCGTGGACAAACTCGGACTCCTCGTCGATTTGCCGCTGGAACCGCCAGGTGGAGCGCCGCTTCGTCGCAAAACGAAGGGAACTCACGTTCGGTTCGTGGACGTCGCATTCTCGCATCCGAAAGGGCAACCGATCCTCGAAGGGATTCAACTCACGGTGGACCCCGGTGCGCGTGTCGGCATCGTCGGTCCGAGCGGTTCGGGCAAGAGCACGCTCGTGGATCTCTTGTATGGCCTGCGGGCACCAACGCATGGGCGGATCGACGTCGACGGCGTCGACATGCGCGACATCGACATGGCCTCGTTGCGCGAGCAAACGGCGTTGATTCGTGGCGTCGAGATATTCGAGGGCACGGTGGCCGACAACGTTCGCCTGGGACGCGTCGATGTGCACACGAGCGAGGTACGCACAGCATTGATGGCCGTCGGCCTCTACGACGAGATCACGATGCTCGAAGGCGGTCTCGACGAGTTTCTGTCGACCGGCGGTCAAACGCTGTCACAGGGCCAAGCGCTGAGGCTATGCGTGGCTCGGGCCATTGCAAATAAGCCGCGCCTCATCGTGCTCGAAGCGGCGCTCACGGACTTCGACCCAGCGACTCGCAAAGCGGTGTGCGGCGCGCTCTTCGAACCGAGTGCGCCATGGACGCTGATCGTCACGACGCACGACCGCGAAGTGCTCAGGCACTGCGATGAAATTCATGTGATCGACCAGGGCAAACTTCGACCCCTACGCGCGGCCGATCTGGCTGCATGA